The Pseudomonas azadiae genome includes a window with the following:
- a CDS encoding transglycosylase SLT domain-containing protein yields the protein MRSRLFNFLSCLLLSATAVQSAQAVDLTTQRQYYDEAKRALAKGDTGPYMQYSQALADYPLTPYLAYDELTARLKTASNQEIEQFLAKNGDLPQANWMKLRWLRWLAERGDWQTFEKYYDAKLNFVELDCLHGQYQLTHNQKAEGYKTAEKLWMTGKSQPAACDVTFGQWAADGQLTEQKIWDRAKLAAEARNYALANSLVKTLPTLAAQGRLMVDVAQKPDMLSDPSRFLPATEAMSDAVGLGLRRLARQDPDKAMTLLDGYASSMRFSRDEKVSIAREIGLTLAKRYDPRALEVMTQYDPELRDNTVSEWRLRLLLRLARWEDAYQLTRKLPQDLATTNRWRYWQARSLELAEPKNPQALVLYKNVAKERDFYGFLAADRSKSPYQLNNRPLVMSQALVNKVRNTPGVRRALEFYARGQIVDGRREWYHVSRHFNRDEMVAQAKLAYDMKWYFPAIRTISQAQYWDDLDIRFPMAHRDTLVREAKVRGLHSSWIFAITRQESAFMDDARSGVGASGLMQLMPGTAKETARKFSIPLASPAQVLDPDKNIQLGAAYLSQVHSQFNGNRVLASAAYNAGPGRVRQWLRGADHLSFDVWVESIPFDETRQYVQNVLSYSVIYGQKLNSPQPLVDWHERYFDDQ from the coding sequence ATGCGCAGTCGCCTTTTCAACTTTTTATCTTGTCTGCTTCTTTCCGCCACCGCCGTTCAATCCGCCCAGGCCGTGGACCTCACCACCCAACGTCAATATTACGATGAAGCCAAACGCGCCTTGGCCAAAGGCGACACCGGCCCGTACATGCAATACAGCCAGGCTCTGGCCGACTATCCGCTGACGCCGTACCTGGCCTACGACGAATTGACCGCGCGTCTGAAAACCGCGAGTAACCAGGAAATCGAACAGTTCCTGGCCAAAAACGGTGACCTGCCCCAGGCCAATTGGATGAAATTGCGCTGGTTGCGCTGGCTGGCCGAGCGCGGCGACTGGCAGACCTTTGAAAAGTACTACGACGCCAAGCTCAATTTCGTCGAACTGGACTGCCTGCATGGCCAGTACCAGCTCACCCACAACCAGAAAGCCGAAGGCTACAAGACCGCCGAAAAACTCTGGATGACCGGCAAGTCCCAACCGGCGGCCTGCGATGTCACGTTCGGCCAATGGGCGGCTGACGGCCAGCTCACCGAGCAGAAGATCTGGGACCGCGCCAAACTCGCCGCCGAAGCGCGCAACTACGCGCTGGCCAACAGCCTAGTCAAAACTCTGCCCACCCTCGCCGCCCAAGGCCGCTTGATGGTGGACGTTGCGCAAAAGCCCGACATGCTCAGCGATCCATCACGGTTCCTGCCGGCCACCGAGGCCATGTCGGACGCCGTGGGCCTGGGCCTGCGCCGCCTGGCACGCCAGGACCCGGACAAAGCCATGACCCTGCTCGACGGCTACGCCAGCAGCATGCGCTTCTCCCGTGACGAAAAAGTGTCCATCGCCCGGGAAATCGGCCTGACCCTGGCCAAGCGCTACGACCCGCGCGCCCTTGAGGTGATGACCCAATACGACCCCGAATTGCGCGACAACACCGTCTCCGAGTGGCGTCTGCGCCTGCTGTTGCGCCTGGCCCGCTGGGAAGATGCCTACCAGTTGACCCGCAAGTTGCCGCAGGACCTGGCCACCACCAACCGCTGGCGCTACTGGCAGGCCCGCAGCCTGGAACTGGCCGAGCCGAAAAACCCGCAAGCGCTGGTGTTGTACAAAAACGTGGCCAAGGAACGCGACTTTTATGGCTTCCTTGCCGCTGACCGCTCGAAATCGCCCTACCAGTTGAACAACAGGCCTCTGGTGATGAGCCAGGCGCTGGTCAACAAGGTCCGCAACACCCCCGGCGTGCGGCGCGCACTAGAATTTTATGCGCGTGGCCAGATCGTCGACGGGCGCCGCGAGTGGTACCACGTCAGCCGACACTTCAACCGCGACGAAATGGTCGCCCAGGCCAAGCTGGCCTACGACATGAAGTGGTACTTCCCGGCCATCCGCACCATCAGCCAGGCGCAGTACTGGGACGACCTGGACATCCGCTTCCCGATGGCCCACCGCGATACCCTGGTGCGCGAGGCCAAGGTGCGCGGCCTGCATTCCAGCTGGATCTTTGCCATCACCCGCCAGGAAAGTGCGTTCATGGACGACGCCCGCTCCGGCGTCGGCGCCAGCGGCCTGATGCAACTGATGCCCGGCACCGCCAAGGAAACCGCACGCAAATTCAGCATTCCCCTGGCCTCCCCGGCCCAAGTGCTAGACCCGGACAAGAATATTCAGCTCGGCGCCGCGTATCTGAGCCAGGTGCACAGCCAGTTCAACGGCAACCGCGTGCTCGCGTCCGCCGCCTACAACGCCGGCCCAGGGCGCGTGCGCCAGTGGCTGCGCGGTGCGGATCACCTGAGTTTTGATGTGTGGGTGGAAAGCATCCCGTTCGACGAAACCCGCCAGTATGTGCAGAACGTGCTGTCTTATTCGGTGATCT